One window from the genome of Cricetulus griseus strain 17A/GY chromosome 2, alternate assembly CriGri-PICRH-1.0, whole genome shotgun sequence encodes:
- the Cdc25c gene encoding M-phase inducer phosphatase 3 isoform X4, translating to MSTGPFPSARKEGSFVSAPSFRSNQRKMLNLLLERNTSFPDFPKSPGDKLLDSTNLSILSGGTPKRCLDLSNLSNGEMSASHLTTSADFDETGSLDSSGPQDVQLAEKNHHQDPMKGIPVQLLCSTPNALDHGHRKKDAVRGLSANKENMNTHLKTLEWEAPRTPAFQNRPGDPLASPPSLLENGILMENEMRYLGSPITTVPKLSKNLKLEDQEGLSEDSVEFSLEDQDTKGLSLKKMVSLCDMNAIQMEEEPDQGHLIGDFSKLCALPTVSGKHQDLKYVTPDTVAALLSGKFQDLIEKFYIIDCRYPYEYLGGHILGALNLYSQKELHEFFLKKPIVSLDIQKRIIIVFLCEFSSERGPRMCRSLREKDRALNQYPALYYPELYILKGGYRDFFPEYTELCEPQSYCPMHHQDHQAELLRWRSQNKAQEGERQLLEQIALLVKKDVNPQ from the exons ATGTCTACAGGACCCTTTCCATCTGCAAGAAAAGAGGGAAGTTTTGTTTCAGCACCCAGTTTTAGGTCCAATCAAAGGAAGATGTTAAACCTACTTTTGGAAAGAAACACTTCTTTCCCAGATTTCCCCAAATCTCCAGGAGACAAACTTCTCGACTCGACAAACCTAAGCATTTTGTCTgg AGGAACCCCAAAACGTTGCCTTGATCTTTCAAATCTTAGCAATGGAGAGATGTCTGCTTCTCATCTTACCACTTCTGCTGACTTTGATGAAACAG GTTCCTTGGATTCCTCAGGACCTCAGGATGTACAGTTAGCTGAGAA GAATCATCACCAGGACCCAATGAAAGGCATCCCA GTGCAGCTTCTCTGTAGTACTCCAAATGCTTTGGACCATGGCCACAGAAAGAAAGATGCAGTGCGTGGCTTATCTGCAAATAAAGAAAAC ATGAACACCCATCTAAAGACACTGGAGTGGGAGGCACCTAGGACCCCAGCGTTTCAAAACAGGCCTGGAGACCCTCTGGCTTCCCCCCCTTCTTTACTG gaaaatggaatcttgaTGGAAAATGAAATGAGGTATCTGGGCAGTCCCATTACTACAGTTCCAAAACTGAGTAAGAATCTAAAGCTAGAAGACCAAGAAGGGCTTTCAGAGGATTCAGTGGAGTTTTCCCTGGAAGACCAAGATACCAAG GGCTTAAGTCTAAAGAAGATGGTCTCTCTCTGTGATATGAATGCCATTCAGATGGAGGAAGAGCCTGACCAAGGGCACCTTATTGGTGATTTCTCCAAG TTGTGTGCGCTGCCAACGGTGTCAGGGAAACACCAAGATTTGAAGTACGTCACCCCAGACACA GTGGCTGCTTTACTGTCTGGAAAGTTCCAGGATCTGATTGAGAAGTTTTACATCATTGATTGCCGCTATCCATATGAGTACCTGGGCGGACACATCCTG GGAGCCTTAAACCTGTATAGCCAGAAGGAACTGCATGAGTTCTTTCTGAAGAAGCCTATTGTCTCTCTGGACATCCAGAAAAGAATCATCATTGTGTTCCTCTGTGAATTCTCCTCAGAGAGAGGCCCCCGAAT GTGCCGTTCtctgagagaaaaagacagagctCTGAACCAGTATCCAGCATTGTACTACCCAGAGCTGTATATCCTCAAAGGGGGCTACAGAGACTTCTTTCCAGAATATACG GAGCTGTGTGAACCACAGAGCTACTGTCCTATGCACCACCAGGACCACCAGGCTGAGCTGCTGAGATGGCGAAGCCAGAACAAAGCCCAGGAAGGGGAGCGGCAGCTTTTGGAGCAGATTGCCCTCCTGGTGAAGAAGGATGTGAACCCACAATAG
- the Cdc25c gene encoding M-phase inducer phosphatase 3 isoform X5 has translation MSASHLTTSADFDETGSLDSSGPQDVQLAEKNHHQDPMKGIPVQLLCSTPNALDHGHRKKDAVRGLSANKENMNTHLKTLEWEAPRTPAFQNRPGDPLASPPSLLENGILMENEMRYLGSPITTVPKLSKNLKLEDQEGLSEDSVEFSLEDQDTKGLSLKKMVSLCDMNAIQMEEEPDQGHLIGDFSKLCALPTVSGKHQDLKYVTPDTVAALLSGKFQDLIEKFYIIDCRYPYEYLGGHILGALNLYSQKELHEFFLKKPIVSLDIQKRIIIVFLCEFSSERGPRMCRSLREKDRALNQYPALYYPELYILKGGYRDFFPEYTELCEPQSYCPMHHQDHQAELLRWRSQNKAQEGERQLLEQIALLVKKDVNPQ, from the exons ATGTCTGCTTCTCATCTTACCACTTCTGCTGACTTTGATGAAACAG GTTCCTTGGATTCCTCAGGACCTCAGGATGTACAGTTAGCTGAGAA GAATCATCACCAGGACCCAATGAAAGGCATCCCA GTGCAGCTTCTCTGTAGTACTCCAAATGCTTTGGACCATGGCCACAGAAAGAAAGATGCAGTGCGTGGCTTATCTGCAAATAAAGAAAAC ATGAACACCCATCTAAAGACACTGGAGTGGGAGGCACCTAGGACCCCAGCGTTTCAAAACAGGCCTGGAGACCCTCTGGCTTCCCCCCCTTCTTTACTG gaaaatggaatcttgaTGGAAAATGAAATGAGGTATCTGGGCAGTCCCATTACTACAGTTCCAAAACTGAGTAAGAATCTAAAGCTAGAAGACCAAGAAGGGCTTTCAGAGGATTCAGTGGAGTTTTCCCTGGAAGACCAAGATACCAAG GGCTTAAGTCTAAAGAAGATGGTCTCTCTCTGTGATATGAATGCCATTCAGATGGAGGAAGAGCCTGACCAAGGGCACCTTATTGGTGATTTCTCCAAG TTGTGTGCGCTGCCAACGGTGTCAGGGAAACACCAAGATTTGAAGTACGTCACCCCAGACACA GTGGCTGCTTTACTGTCTGGAAAGTTCCAGGATCTGATTGAGAAGTTTTACATCATTGATTGCCGCTATCCATATGAGTACCTGGGCGGACACATCCTG GGAGCCTTAAACCTGTATAGCCAGAAGGAACTGCATGAGTTCTTTCTGAAGAAGCCTATTGTCTCTCTGGACATCCAGAAAAGAATCATCATTGTGTTCCTCTGTGAATTCTCCTCAGAGAGAGGCCCCCGAAT GTGCCGTTCtctgagagaaaaagacagagctCTGAACCAGTATCCAGCATTGTACTACCCAGAGCTGTATATCCTCAAAGGGGGCTACAGAGACTTCTTTCCAGAATATACG GAGCTGTGTGAACCACAGAGCTACTGTCCTATGCACCACCAGGACCACCAGGCTGAGCTGCTGAGATGGCGAAGCCAGAACAAAGCCCAGGAAGGGGAGCGGCAGCTTTTGGAGCAGATTGCCCTCCTGGTGAAGAAGGATGTGAACCCACAATAG